A window from Cellulomonas sp. C5510 encodes these proteins:
- a CDS encoding aldo/keto reductase, producing the protein MQTRTLGRTGRDVGVVGLGCWQLGADWGEVAEDDALAVLAAAADAGVTFFDTADVYGDGRSETLIGRFLADRPADAARITVATKMGRRADPHVAEAYTLDAFRAWTDRSRSNLGVDTLDLVQLHCPPSVVLDRDATYDALDTLVQEGRVAAYGVSVETVDEALAAVARPHVASVQIILNAFRRKPLERVLPAAAEAGVGIIARVPLASGLLSGKYDEHTQFAATDHRAYNRHGEAFDVGETFSGVPYEVGVAAAREVAALTPEGATTAQLALRWIVDQPGVSTVIPGARNPEQARANAAAASLPALDGATQDALRAIYDDRIREHVHTRW; encoded by the coding sequence ATGCAGACGAGGACGCTGGGCAGGACGGGACGGGACGTCGGGGTCGTGGGGCTGGGCTGCTGGCAGCTCGGCGCCGACTGGGGCGAGGTCGCCGAGGACGACGCACTCGCCGTGCTCGCCGCGGCGGCCGACGCGGGCGTGACGTTCTTCGACACCGCCGACGTCTACGGCGACGGCCGCAGCGAGACGCTCATCGGGCGGTTCCTGGCGGACCGGCCCGCGGACGCCGCGCGGATCACCGTCGCCACGAAGATGGGCCGCCGCGCGGACCCGCACGTCGCGGAGGCGTACACGCTCGACGCGTTCCGGGCCTGGACGGACCGGTCCCGCTCGAACCTCGGCGTGGACACCCTGGACCTGGTGCAGCTGCACTGCCCGCCGAGCGTCGTGCTCGACCGGGACGCCACCTACGACGCCCTCGACACGCTGGTCCAGGAGGGGCGCGTCGCGGCCTACGGGGTGTCCGTCGAGACCGTCGACGAGGCGCTCGCGGCCGTCGCCCGCCCGCACGTCGCCTCCGTGCAGATCATCCTCAACGCGTTCCGCCGCAAGCCGCTCGAGCGGGTGCTGCCCGCGGCCGCGGAGGCCGGCGTCGGGATCATCGCGCGGGTGCCGCTCGCGAGCGGGCTGCTGTCCGGGAAGTACGACGAGCACACGCAGTTCGCCGCCACCGACCACCGCGCCTACAACCGGCACGGCGAGGCGTTCGACGTGGGCGAGACCTTCTCGGGTGTGCCGTACGAGGTCGGCGTGGCGGCGGCCCGCGAGGTCGCGGCGCTGACCCCCGAGGGCGCCACGACCGCCCAGCTCGCGCTGCGGTGGATCGTCGACCAGCCCGGCGTCTCGACCGTCATCCCCGGCGCCCGGAACCCCGAGCAGGCCCGCGCGAACGCCGCGGCGGCGTCGCTGCCCGCGCTGGACGGGGCCACGCAGGATGCCCTGCGGGCGATCTACGACGACCGCATCCGGGAGCACGTCCACACCCGCTGGTGA
- a CDS encoding OsmC family protein: protein METPSAPDATAHVPSTAPAQPTRLWVERTGTRTYTGRNDRGAEVSIGPVEAGAVFTPGELLKIALAGCSGMSADTALSHRLGPDVEVTVEVEGANHPTEDRYPALQERMVVDLSGLDEATRDRLLRVVQRAVDQHCTVGRTLTHGATVDLEVVSP, encoded by the coding sequence ATGGAGACCCCGTCCGCGCCGGACGCCACGGCGCACGTCCCGTCCACGGCTCCCGCGCAGCCCACCCGGCTCTGGGTCGAGCGGACCGGCACCCGCACCTACACCGGCCGCAACGACCGCGGGGCCGAGGTCAGCATCGGCCCCGTCGAGGCCGGTGCCGTGTTCACCCCCGGCGAGCTGCTGAAGATCGCGCTCGCCGGCTGCTCCGGCATGTCCGCCGACACCGCGCTGAGTCACCGGCTCGGCCCGGACGTCGAGGTCACCGTCGAGGTCGAGGGCGCGAACCACCCGACCGAGGACCGCTACCCGGCGCTGCAGGAGCGGATGGTCGTGGACCTCAGCGGGCTGGACGAGGCCACGCGCGACCGGCTGCTGCGCGTCGTGCAGCGGGCCGTCGACCAGCACTGCACCGTGGGCCGCACCCTCACGCACGGTGCGACCGTGGACCTCGAGGTCGTCAGCCCGTGA
- a CDS encoding TerC family protein, producing MDVPFGVWVAVLAVILAMLAVDLVAHRRAHVIGVREAATWSAVWVALGIGFGAVVWWAYGAEAGQQYYAGYLIEKSLAVDNVFVWAVVLGYFAVPRELQHRVLFLGVLGALVLRGGFIAAGAVLVERFSWVLYVFAAFLVLTGVRMLRERDSHVDPASSRTLRLFRRWVPMTDAYYGQRFLVRRDGVLLATPLLAVLVLVEVTDVVFAVDSIPAIFAVTQEPFLVFTANAFAILGLRAMYFLLADLMHRFVHLRTGLALVLVWVGIKMLLKVDVLDVPTTVSLAVIVTILTVAVVASLRATRGQGRRAVPPPADPPFRSATPAELAAAGPVLRRHRPRGGGGSGDRGRGRGPSRGRGRVDAGDRGGSGPDGLGGG from the coding sequence ATGGACGTCCCGTTCGGGGTCTGGGTGGCGGTGCTCGCCGTCATCCTCGCGATGCTCGCCGTCGACCTCGTCGCCCACCGGCGCGCGCACGTGATCGGCGTCCGCGAGGCCGCCACGTGGTCGGCGGTCTGGGTGGCGCTCGGCATCGGCTTCGGCGCCGTCGTCTGGTGGGCGTACGGCGCGGAGGCCGGCCAGCAGTACTACGCCGGCTACCTGATCGAGAAGTCGCTCGCCGTCGACAACGTCTTCGTCTGGGCCGTCGTGCTCGGGTACTTCGCCGTGCCGCGCGAGCTCCAGCACCGCGTGCTGTTCCTCGGCGTGCTCGGCGCCCTGGTGCTGCGCGGCGGGTTCATCGCGGCGGGTGCCGTCCTCGTCGAGCGGTTCTCCTGGGTGCTCTACGTGTTCGCGGCGTTCCTCGTCCTCACCGGCGTCCGCATGCTCCGCGAGCGCGACAGCCACGTGGACCCGGCCTCGTCACGGACGCTCCGGCTGTTCCGCCGCTGGGTGCCCATGACCGACGCGTACTACGGGCAGCGGTTCCTGGTGCGCCGCGACGGCGTCCTGCTCGCCACGCCGCTGCTCGCCGTCCTCGTGCTCGTCGAGGTCACCGACGTGGTGTTCGCTGTCGACTCCATCCCGGCCATCTTCGCCGTCACCCAGGAGCCGTTCCTGGTGTTCACGGCCAACGCGTTCGCGATCCTCGGGCTGCGGGCCATGTACTTCCTGCTCGCCGACCTCATGCACCGGTTCGTGCACCTCAGGACGGGTCTGGCGCTGGTGCTCGTGTGGGTCGGGATCAAGATGCTGCTCAAGGTCGACGTGCTGGACGTGCCGACGACGGTGTCGCTCGCCGTGATCGTCACCATCCTGACCGTGGCGGTGGTCGCGAGCCTGCGGGCCACCCGCGGGCAGGGCCGCCGCGCCGTGCCCCCGCCGGCGGACCCGCCGTTCCGGTCCGCGACGCCCGCCGAGCTCGCCGCCGCCGGCCCGGTGCTGCGGCGGCACCGGCCCCGCGGCGGGGGTGGCTCGGGTGACCGGGGCCGGGGCCGGGGTCCGAGCCGCGGTCGGGGACGGGTCGACGCGGGCGACCGGGGCGGGTCCGGCCCGGACGGCCTGGGCGGGGGCTGA
- a CDS encoding ROK family transcriptional regulator: MSVTARGEQVPAATLALLGTRGPLGRAEIARLLGVSPATITQVTRELVERGMVVELDTAPSQGGRPARLLGLSGAQARAIGAKVTNDHVAVVSVGFDGEVRGQATYPFDPSRPDALDALGHVLRDAVAAEDGPVLGVGIGLPGSVDAQDSGVVTAPTLGWTAVPVGAALRHALGVPVLVENDVNTLAVAERLYGTGRGHRTFLVLTIGRGIGCGLVVDGGICRGAGGGAGEIGHVPVAEDGPVCECGNRACLEAVIGDAALLARAVERGAVAPGAGVAALVAAADAGDAVAQEIYREAGALLARTLAGVVHVIDPEVVVLLGEGIRAWRHWERGFDPVFRAHLLPSRRSLPFVVEPWAEDKWALGAATLVLATPFDVAGASGDQGRLVLARLQEATS, from the coding sequence GTGTCCGTCACGGCGCGGGGGGAACAGGTCCCGGCGGCAACGCTCGCCCTGCTGGGCACGCGGGGCCCGCTGGGCCGTGCGGAGATCGCGCGGCTGCTCGGCGTCAGCCCGGCGACCATCACCCAGGTGACCCGCGAGCTCGTCGAGCGCGGCATGGTCGTGGAGCTCGACACGGCCCCGAGCCAGGGCGGACGCCCGGCCCGGCTGCTGGGCCTCAGCGGCGCGCAGGCCCGGGCGATCGGCGCGAAGGTCACCAACGACCACGTCGCGGTCGTCTCCGTCGGCTTCGACGGCGAGGTCCGCGGCCAGGCCACCTACCCGTTCGACCCGTCCCGTCCCGACGCCCTCGATGCGCTGGGGCACGTGCTGCGCGACGCCGTCGCGGCGGAGGACGGCCCCGTGCTGGGCGTCGGGATCGGGCTGCCCGGGTCGGTGGACGCCCAGGACTCCGGCGTCGTCACCGCCCCGACCCTCGGCTGGACGGCGGTGCCCGTCGGCGCGGCCCTGCGGCACGCGCTCGGCGTCCCGGTGCTGGTCGAGAACGACGTCAACACGCTCGCGGTCGCCGAGCGGCTGTACGGCACCGGCCGCGGCCACCGGACGTTCCTGGTCCTGACGATCGGGCGCGGCATCGGCTGCGGGCTGGTGGTCGACGGCGGCATCTGCCGCGGGGCCGGCGGCGGTGCCGGCGAGATCGGCCACGTGCCGGTCGCCGAGGACGGGCCGGTGTGCGAGTGCGGCAACCGCGCCTGCCTGGAGGCCGTCATCGGCGACGCCGCGCTGCTGGCCCGGGCGGTCGAGCGCGGCGCGGTCGCGCCGGGGGCCGGCGTCGCCGCGCTGGTCGCCGCCGCCGACGCGGGCGACGCGGTCGCGCAGGAGATCTACCGGGAGGCCGGCGCCCTGCTCGCCCGCACGCTGGCCGGTGTCGTCCACGTGATCGACCCGGAGGTCGTCGTGCTGCTCGGCGAGGGCATCCGCGCGTGGCGGCACTGGGAACGCGGGTTCGACCCGGTGTTCCGGGCGCACCTGCTGCCGTCGCGGCGCTCGCTGCCGTTCGTGGTGGAGCCGTGGGCGGAGGACAAGTGGGCGCTCGGCGCCGCGACCCTCGTGCTCGCGACGCCCTTCGACGTGGCCGGGGCGTCCGGCGACCAGGGCCGGCTCGTGCTGGCGCGGCTGCAGGAGGCGACGTCGTGA
- a CDS encoding carbohydrate ABC transporter permease: protein MTTTSSPAAAAREVTRPAGATRPVRSSDGRTARTRRWRNRAWVLFFLLPSAVPLAVFTLAPMVSSLWVSLHSWNLISPMEWVGLGNYTALLTSPTTWKVLGHTLGYIVGYLPLVYAGGLGLAVLLNRAMRGRAFFRAAYFLPVVTSWVVVALVWQWLLNPSNGLVNQLLAPVLDAVNGVLGTELAPPGWWTDPQWAMPSVVLASAWKDLGFVMVILLAGLQAIPGDVLEAARVDGANAWQRFWRITFPLLSPSTFFVVVISLINGFQVFDQVFVMTGGGPSGASQVVVGQIYDLTFRYGRAGEASALSWILFVLILLVTAVQMRGQRKWVTHA from the coding sequence GTGACGACCACCAGCAGCCCCGCGGCCGCCGCCCGCGAGGTGACCCGGCCCGCCGGCGCCACCCGCCCCGTGCGGTCCTCCGACGGCCGCACCGCCCGTACCCGCCGGTGGCGGAACCGCGCGTGGGTGCTGTTCTTCCTGCTGCCCAGCGCCGTGCCGCTCGCGGTGTTCACGCTCGCGCCGATGGTGTCGTCGCTGTGGGTGAGCCTGCACTCCTGGAACCTCATCTCCCCGATGGAGTGGGTGGGCCTCGGCAACTACACGGCGCTGCTGACGTCGCCGACGACGTGGAAGGTGCTGGGCCACACGCTCGGCTACATCGTCGGGTACCTGCCGCTGGTCTACGCCGGCGGTCTCGGGCTGGCGGTGCTGCTCAACCGGGCGATGCGTGGCCGGGCGTTCTTCCGGGCCGCGTACTTCCTGCCCGTCGTGACGTCGTGGGTCGTCGTCGCGCTGGTCTGGCAGTGGCTGCTGAACCCGTCTAACGGCCTGGTGAACCAGCTCCTGGCGCCCGTGCTCGACGCGGTGAACGGCGTGCTCGGCACCGAGCTCGCGCCGCCGGGGTGGTGGACCGACCCGCAGTGGGCGATGCCCTCGGTGGTGCTCGCGTCCGCGTGGAAGGACCTCGGCTTCGTCATGGTCATCCTGCTGGCGGGGCTCCAGGCGATCCCCGGCGACGTGCTGGAGGCCGCGCGGGTCGACGGCGCGAACGCGTGGCAGCGGTTCTGGCGGATCACGTTCCCGCTGCTGTCCCCGTCGACGTTCTTCGTGGTCGTCATCTCGCTCATCAACGGGTTCCAGGTGTTCGACCAGGTGTTCGTCATGACCGGCGGCGGGCCGTCCGGCGCCAGCCAGGTCGTGGTCGGGCAGATCTACGACCTGACGTTCCGGTACGGCCGGGCCGGGGAGGCGTCCGCGCTCTCCTGGATCCTCTTCGTCCTGATCCTCCTCGTCACCGCCGTGCAGATGCGCGGCCAGCGGAAGTGGGTGACCCATGCCTGA
- a CDS encoding carbohydrate ABC transporter permease: MPDTLAPAAPAAPAAPAAGPAPARRPRRGARHALGRAGLYLTVAVGAGVMLFPFLWTVVTSITPSGSLSGGPSLVVDDPTLDAYRTLGESLPIWRIVANSFLVAIISTVLQLVTASMAAYAFGRMEFRAKPVVFAAYLATLMIPLQVLVVPLFIQMTRLRLNDTYFALLAPTIASAFGIFLLRQAVEGVPRELDEAATLDGAGHLRIFGTVVLPLVRPALATLAVFAFMGSWNSFLWPLVVIRSPELMTLPLGLATLQGQFTTQWDVVMAGSVVSILPIALVYLVAQRHIIAGMAHTGLK, translated from the coding sequence ATGCCTGACACGCTCGCCCCCGCCGCGCCGGCCGCCCCCGCGGCGCCCGCCGCCGGTCCCGCACCCGCCCGCCGACCGCGCCGCGGCGCCCGCCACGCGCTCGGCCGCGCCGGCCTGTACCTGACCGTCGCCGTCGGCGCCGGCGTGATGCTGTTCCCGTTCCTGTGGACCGTCGTCACGTCGATCACCCCGAGCGGCTCGCTGTCCGGCGGCCCGTCGCTGGTGGTCGACGACCCGACGCTCGACGCGTACCGCACGCTCGGGGAGTCCCTGCCGATCTGGCGGATCGTCGCGAACTCGTTCCTCGTCGCGATCATCTCGACCGTCCTGCAGCTCGTCACCGCGTCGATGGCGGCGTACGCGTTCGGCCGGATGGAGTTCCGGGCCAAGCCGGTGGTGTTCGCCGCCTACCTCGCGACGCTGATGATCCCGCTGCAGGTGCTCGTCGTCCCGCTGTTCATCCAGATGACGCGGCTGCGGCTCAACGACACGTACTTCGCGCTGCTCGCCCCGACGATCGCGTCGGCGTTCGGCATCTTCCTGCTGCGGCAGGCCGTCGAGGGCGTGCCGCGGGAGCTCGACGAGGCCGCGACGCTGGACGGCGCCGGGCACCTGCGGATCTTCGGCACGGTCGTCCTCCCGCTGGTGCGGCCGGCCCTCGCGACGCTCGCGGTGTTCGCGTTCATGGGCTCGTGGAACTCGTTCCTCTGGCCGCTGGTCGTCATCCGCTCCCCGGAGCTCATGACGCTGCCCCTCGGGCTGGCGACGCTCCAGGGGCAGTTCACCACCCAGTGGGACGTCGTCATGGCCGGGTCCGTGGTCTCGATCCTGCCGATCGCCCTGGTCTACCTCGTGGCCCAGCGCCACATCATCGCCGGCATGGCACACACCGGCCTCAAGTAA
- a CDS encoding sugar ABC transporter substrate-binding protein produces MASSISGRKVALVPLALAGAVVMAGCAQGSATSGGAATDGQTVVRYMNFTSNDGHEEDLDAIVAAYEEEHPDVDVQVETLPYADYFTKLQTAFAGQTVADVVDLNYENFVSYAEAGSLAPLEDVDTAPYQGSLLESFQLDGTQYGLPSSYSNVVLFYNKGLFDAAGLDYPTADWTWEDEQAAATALTDAGAGVWGDYQPVSFHEFYKALAQAGGEFFTEDGSATAFDSPEGLRAAQWLVSKPGTVMPTEADGAGTPDFDTDLFKAGKLAMWHSGIWMFGGLAEVDGLDWDIVVEPGETTHASALFTNGVAVAASSEVKEAAQDFAQFLTASSTAVDTRVASSWELPPVDDADALAPYLEQTPPANRQAVLDALDTVALPPVIASQQEMQDAVNEELSNAAAGRKTVEQALADAASRVDALLG; encoded by the coding sequence ATGGCCTCCAGCATCTCCGGGCGCAAGGTCGCGCTCGTCCCGCTCGCCCTCGCCGGGGCGGTGGTGATGGCCGGGTGCGCACAGGGCTCCGCCACCTCGGGCGGCGCCGCGACCGACGGGCAGACGGTCGTCCGCTACATGAACTTCACGTCGAACGACGGCCACGAGGAGGACCTCGACGCGATCGTCGCCGCCTACGAGGAGGAGCACCCGGACGTCGACGTCCAGGTCGAGACCCTCCCGTACGCGGACTACTTCACGAAGCTGCAGACCGCGTTCGCCGGGCAGACCGTCGCGGACGTCGTCGACCTCAACTACGAGAACTTCGTGTCGTACGCCGAGGCGGGCAGCCTCGCGCCGCTCGAGGACGTCGACACCGCGCCCTACCAGGGCAGCCTGCTCGAGTCGTTCCAGCTCGACGGCACGCAGTACGGCCTGCCGTCGTCGTACTCGAACGTCGTGCTGTTCTACAACAAGGGCCTGTTCGACGCCGCCGGCCTGGACTACCCGACCGCCGACTGGACGTGGGAGGACGAGCAGGCGGCGGCCACCGCGCTCACCGACGCGGGCGCCGGGGTGTGGGGCGACTACCAGCCGGTGTCGTTCCACGAGTTCTACAAGGCGCTGGCCCAGGCGGGCGGGGAGTTCTTCACCGAGGACGGCTCCGCGACGGCGTTCGACAGCCCGGAGGGCCTGCGCGCGGCGCAGTGGCTCGTCTCCAAGCCCGGCACCGTCATGCCGACGGAGGCGGACGGCGCGGGGACGCCGGACTTCGACACCGACCTGTTCAAGGCCGGCAAGCTCGCGATGTGGCACTCGGGCATCTGGATGTTCGGCGGCCTCGCGGAGGTCGACGGGCTGGACTGGGACATCGTCGTCGAGCCGGGGGAGACCACGCACGCCTCCGCGCTGTTCACCAACGGCGTCGCCGTCGCCGCCTCGTCGGAGGTCAAGGAGGCCGCACAGGACTTCGCGCAGTTCCTCACGGCGTCCTCCACCGCGGTCGACACCCGCGTCGCGTCCTCGTGGGAGCTGCCGCCGGTGGACGACGCCGACGCGCTCGCCCCGTACCTGGAGCAGACCCCGCCGGCCAACCGCCAGGCCGTCCTCGACGCGCTCGACACCGTCGCGCTGCCGCCGGTGATCGCGTCGCAGCAGGAGATGCAGGACGCGGTGAACGAGGAGCTCTCCAACGCCGCCGCCGGCCGCAAGACCGTCGAGCAGGCGCTGGCCGACGCCGCCTCGCGCGTCGACGCGCTGCTCGGCTGA
- a CDS encoding glycoside hydrolase family 15 protein produces the protein MTLTAPPSTPSTERLRALVRTSAEVIARHQDAGGAYPASPTFSAYRGYAWLRDGSFTAEGMSRYGDVAGVDRFHAWAAGVLTSRRAQVADVLARRDAGEDVPLTDLLPTRFRLDGSDGQDPWWDFQTDGYGMWLWQLASHAARHDRPLEPYREAVAVAVDYLCATWDRPCYDWWEEHVEQRHPSTLAAVRAGLLAAAGATGADGAPLLPAATAARAREVAEAAAALVATAGVTSGRAADPDAPHLAKWCGSDAVDASLASCVVPFGLVPVGSPVAEATLDAVSRDLDVDGGVHRFRADVFYGGGQWLLLSALLGWNHAAAGRTDAAWAHLRWIAAHADPATGEMPEQVPDHLLHPGSRDEWVDRWGTVAQPLLWSHGMYLILADELGLLARPGQSGTDDAPEASR, from the coding sequence ATGACCCTCACCGCCCCGCCGTCCACTCCGTCGACGGAGCGCCTGCGCGCGCTCGTCCGCACCTCCGCCGAGGTGATCGCCCGTCACCAGGACGCCGGCGGCGCCTACCCGGCGTCGCCCACGTTCAGCGCCTACCGCGGCTACGCGTGGCTGCGGGACGGCTCGTTCACGGCCGAGGGCATGTCCCGGTACGGCGACGTGGCCGGCGTCGACCGGTTCCACGCCTGGGCCGCGGGGGTGCTGACCAGCCGCCGCGCGCAGGTCGCGGACGTGCTCGCCCGCCGCGACGCCGGCGAGGACGTGCCGCTGACCGACCTGCTGCCGACGCGGTTCCGGCTGGACGGCTCCGACGGCCAGGACCCGTGGTGGGACTTCCAGACCGACGGGTACGGCATGTGGCTGTGGCAGCTCGCCTCGCACGCCGCCCGGCACGACCGGCCCCTCGAGCCGTACCGCGAGGCCGTGGCGGTGGCCGTCGACTACCTGTGCGCCACGTGGGACCGGCCCTGCTACGACTGGTGGGAGGAGCACGTCGAGCAGCGGCACCCCTCGACGCTCGCCGCCGTCCGCGCCGGCCTGCTCGCCGCGGCGGGGGCGACCGGCGCCGACGGCGCGCCGCTGCTGCCCGCCGCGACGGCCGCCCGCGCCCGGGAGGTCGCCGAGGCCGCCGCCGCCCTGGTCGCGACCGCCGGCGTCACGTCCGGGCGGGCCGCCGACCCGGACGCCCCGCACCTCGCCAAGTGGTGCGGCTCGGACGCCGTGGACGCCTCGCTCGCGTCCTGCGTCGTGCCGTTCGGCCTGGTGCCCGTCGGCTCGCCCGTCGCGGAGGCGACGCTGGACGCCGTCTCCCGGGACCTCGACGTCGACGGCGGGGTGCACCGGTTCCGCGCGGACGTGTTCTACGGCGGCGGTCAGTGGCTGCTGCTGTCCGCCCTGCTCGGCTGGAACCACGCCGCGGCCGGTCGCACCGACGCCGCGTGGGCGCACCTGCGCTGGATCGCGGCGCACGCCGACCCGGCGACGGGCGAGATGCCCGAGCAGGTGCCCGACCACCTGCTGCACCCCGGCTCCCGCGACGAGTGGGTGGACCGCTGGGGGACCGTCGCCCAGCCGCTGCTGTGGTCGCACGGCATGTACCTGATCCTCGCCGACGAGCTGGGCCTGCTTGCCCGGCCCGGCCAGTCCGGCACCGACGACGCCCCGGAGGCTTCCCGATGA
- a CDS encoding TIM-barrel domain-containing protein gives MTSTDDRAATRTEAAAPARPVLTHRPAGIGHPYAASADQRLPVHPGVGDRPALGVVATGLPAAASVVCEWAAGDEVTVLPCEPGSVSPADAAALAGGDGHLAAAQAGQLAADGAWHVTAPALAAGVRYRYRFVVTGAGDPADGAVATPWSAVSAGAWAEAPDAPVTVGGVPAADHPRVVPGSVRVWRDLDGARRVRFAFRLAPSEHVVGFGERFDAVDQRGRRLDAVVFEQYKSQGATGRTYLPMPFAHVVGGDGWGFHVRTSRRTWFDVGASTPDELVVEALVGADAALDVAVYEGTPAAVLRAFGDEVGRAEELPDWVLRLWASGNEWNTQAIVMDRMDAHRDLDIPVGVVVIEAWSDEEGITIFRDARYAVHPDGAPHRAADFTYPPDGAWPDPRAMVEELHARGIKVVLWQIPLLKTEHDLGPDVPHDAQVLADGRAMVAAGHAVREADGTPYHNRGWWFPQALMADLSTPEGRAWWTERRRYLVEDYDVDGFKTDGGEHAWGDDLRYADGRRGDEGNNLNPVHYARAFGDLLRSAGKAPVTFSRAGFTGSQAHGLHWAGDENSTWEAFRWSMTAGITASASGIVYWGWDLAGFSGPVPDAELYVRAVAAATFCPVMQYHSEFNHHRLPLRDRTPWFVAEVNDDPTVVDVFRRYAVLRERLVPYLAQGARAAIATGAPLMRGLFVDHPHDPAVWERPGQFLLGDDLLVHPVTEPGATTWETYLPAGEWVDVWTGERVAGEPHGDGVVVTREVPRDVVPVYARASAWDGLAAVFGEG, from the coding sequence ATGACCTCGACCGACGACCGCGCCGCCACCCGCACGGAGGCGGCGGCTCCCGCGCGGCCCGTGCTCACCCACCGGCCCGCCGGCATCGGCCACCCGTACGCCGCGTCCGCCGACCAGCGCCTCCCGGTGCACCCCGGCGTCGGCGACCGGCCCGCGCTCGGCGTCGTCGCCACCGGCCTGCCCGCGGCCGCGTCCGTGGTCTGCGAGTGGGCCGCGGGCGACGAGGTCACCGTGCTGCCGTGCGAGCCCGGGTCCGTCTCGCCCGCCGACGCCGCGGCCCTGGCCGGCGGGGACGGGCACCTCGCCGCGGCGCAGGCGGGCCAGCTCGCCGCCGACGGCGCCTGGCACGTGACCGCCCCGGCGCTCGCGGCAGGCGTGCGGTACCGGTACCGGTTCGTCGTGACGGGCGCCGGCGACCCCGCGGACGGCGCCGTCGCGACGCCCTGGTCCGCGGTCTCCGCGGGCGCGTGGGCCGAGGCCCCGGACGCCCCCGTGACGGTCGGCGGCGTCCCCGCCGCCGACCACCCGCGCGTCGTCCCCGGCTCCGTGCGGGTGTGGCGCGACCTCGACGGCGCGCGCCGGGTCCGGTTCGCGTTCCGGCTCGCCCCGTCCGAGCACGTCGTCGGGTTCGGCGAGCGGTTCGACGCCGTCGACCAGCGCGGCCGCCGGCTCGACGCCGTGGTGTTCGAGCAGTACAAGTCGCAGGGCGCGACCGGCCGCACGTACCTGCCCATGCCGTTCGCCCACGTCGTGGGCGGCGACGGCTGGGGGTTCCACGTCCGCACGTCCCGCCGCACGTGGTTCGACGTCGGCGCGTCCACGCCGGACGAGCTGGTGGTCGAGGCCCTGGTCGGGGCGGATGCGGCGCTCGACGTCGCGGTCTACGAGGGCACGCCGGCCGCGGTGCTGCGGGCGTTCGGCGACGAGGTCGGCCGCGCCGAGGAGCTCCCGGACTGGGTGCTGCGGCTGTGGGCGTCCGGCAACGAGTGGAACACCCAGGCGATCGTCATGGACCGCATGGACGCCCACCGCGACCTCGACATCCCCGTCGGCGTCGTCGTCATCGAGGCGTGGTCGGACGAGGAGGGCATCACGATCTTCCGCGACGCCCGCTACGCCGTGCACCCGGACGGCGCGCCGCACCGCGCGGCCGACTTCACGTACCCGCCGGACGGCGCCTGGCCGGACCCGCGGGCCATGGTCGAGGAGCTGCACGCCCGCGGCATCAAGGTCGTCCTCTGGCAGATCCCGCTGCTCAAGACGGAGCACGACCTGGGCCCGGACGTCCCGCACGACGCGCAGGTGCTCGCGGACGGCCGCGCGATGGTGGCCGCCGGGCACGCGGTGCGGGAGGCCGACGGCACGCCGTACCACAACCGCGGCTGGTGGTTCCCGCAGGCGCTGATGGCCGACCTGTCCACGCCTGAGGGCCGGGCCTGGTGGACCGAGCGTCGGCGCTACCTGGTCGAGGACTACGACGTCGACGGCTTCAAGACCGACGGCGGCGAGCACGCGTGGGGCGACGACCTGCGGTACGCCGACGGCCGGCGCGGCGACGAGGGCAACAACCTCAACCCCGTGCACTACGCCCGCGCGTTCGGCGACCTGCTGCGGTCCGCCGGCAAGGCGCCGGTGACGTTCTCCCGCGCCGGGTTCACCGGCTCGCAGGCGCACGGCCTGCACTGGGCCGGCGACGAGAACTCCACGTGGGAGGCGTTCCGCTGGTCGATGACCGCCGGCATCACCGCGTCGGCGTCCGGCATCGTCTACTGGGGGTGGGACCTCGCCGGGTTCTCCGGGCCGGTGCCCGACGCGGAGCTGTACGTCCGGGCGGTCGCTGCGGCGACGTTCTGCCCCGTCATGCAGTACCACTCGGAGTTCAACCACCACCGGCTCCCGCTGCGCGACCGCACGCCGTGGTTCGTGGCCGAGGTGAACGACGACCCCACCGTGGTCGACGTGTTCCGGCGCTACGCCGTGCTGCGCGAGCGGCTGGTGCCGTACCTGGCCCAGGGCGCCCGGGCGGCCATCGCGACCGGCGCACCGCTCATGCGGGGGCTGTTCGTCGACCACCCGCACGACCCGGCCGTGTGGGAGCGTCCCGGGCAGTTCCTGCTGGGCGACGACCTGCTGGTGCACCCCGTCACGGAGCCCGGCGCCACCACCTGGGAGACCTACCTGCCGGCGGGCGAGTGGGTCGACGTGTGGACCGGGGAGCGCGTCGCGGGCGAGCCGCACGGGGACGGCGTGGTCGTCACCCGGGAGGTGCCGCGGGACGTCGTGCCGGTGTACGCGCGGGCGTCCGCCTGGGACGGGCTCGCGGCGGTGTTCGGGGAGGGCTGA